TGTATTGGTTTGTATTATTGCCAATAATTGATTGTTTGAGTGTGTAAATTTTTCTATAGATGTATCAAAAGCCGATACTATTTGAGGTTCTAGCTCGCAAGTATACTTTTTGTATGTTGCAGAAATTGCTTTTTTAAGTGTTGATAAAAGATCTTTTGTTGGTAAATAAAGGGATGGATTGCCTGATTCAAGAACATGAGTTTTGAGTAAAATAGATTGTGACCAGTGAATTTCAACACTTTTTTTCAAGAAACCTAATATGTTTTCAAAATCTGCATAGTTATCGAGTAAAGCAAGCAATGTAGCTCTATTCCACTGAGTATCTATAAATCGTACAAGGAGATACGATACAATAAATCCATCAAGTTCAGCAAATCCTTGATTATCTTCTTTATCAATGTTTTCTAATTGTTCCAATGACGGTAATATTTCCACGGTGTTTATAAATTTTTCAACTGATGCATCTGAAAAATAGTTGGCAAAATAAAGCGCAGTGCCTTGGTGTAACCAGCGTGGAATATTTGTGTGAGGATATTTATCAATAATAAATAATTCTGCAAGGTTTGTGTTATTTGCTTTTATAATACTGTCATATGAATGAGCAGGTCCTGGATTACAAGGAGTAACAATGGCATATGCATGTTCTTGTAGTTCTCCAACAACCCAATCTGACGCATTAGGGTAGTTAATTGCATAGTGAAAGGTGTGCAGATCAGGATATATTTTTACGGTGATTTGTGTGCTGTAATCATGTTGCAAATTTTCTGATAGTTGAGCGAAGAATTTTTCAGATTCTTCTAAAATTTCATCAGCAGCATCACATTCTGTTGGCAAGCATACAATTTTAAATTGTTGCGTTTCTCTATAGAAAGGTAATTCTTGTGTGCAGGTGGAAATGGAGACAGTAGTGAATATAATAATTGCGAGTGACATAATACGCATATAAAAATCCTTTTTTTACGAATAAATAACAATAAATGTCGCAATCACGTTAAGTACGAAAACCAAGTGAAAAATAACATGCAAAGTGTCTGGCGTTGGGTTGTTGCCAATTGTTGGTAAAAATGTGTGTGTTGTACCGTGACTTTTGTGTAAGTCTTCGACTTGCGAAGCAGGGAATCCAAAAAGATATGGTAACCACCAAGAGAACATAATACCGGTAAAAAATAAGAGATTACAGATTATTAAGTATGCTGCAGCATACGATGATATTGGTGTTGACCAATAATAGAGCAACAGTGCGGTGTAGATAATAAAAAATGGTGTGTTGATGATTGTCATTAAGATTTTGTTGCGTAGTGAACAGTGTTTGTTGAATGTTGCCAGATCATTCAGTGGATATATATCAATCCAGTCGTGTAGTGTGAGAAAAAGAGTGATGAGAGATGAGCACACAAGGCTTGTGTATTTACAGAGTTCTAATAGTGATACAGGTGTTAATGCCATGTAAAAGCTCCATAATGACTACCATCTATTATCAATTAATGATGATCATACCATCTATTTTGTTAGCATACAAATTGTGGGGAGTTTGTTGGGTTGATGAGGTTGCGGAATAGGGATAATATATTTTTTACTGCTATTTTTAATTTCTCCAAAACGTGCACGATATTGCTTAATCATTGCTATAATGTCGAAGATGTTTGCATCATCCCAGGAATGAGAATTGCCATGTGGTGTCGGATTATATGATCCTGTCCAGAGAAGACTTTGGTCGCATATATTGGAATCGAATATGAAAAATTTATGATGCATTTGTTCATACACTTTTTGTGGTGATAATACAGATATGCCACTGTCTATTAATGTTTTAACTGTGCAATAGTCCTTATCATTTCGGCCCTGTGATTGATCGGTAATTATCTCAACGGAAACACCACTTTTTGCCTTTTTAATGAGAGCTTTGGCAATGTTTGCGATCGTAATGTGATAACAGCATACGTGTATTCCGGTTTGTTCATTTTTAATTAACGCTATAAGTGCTTGATCTGGCTTTATGCGTAAGTCTTGTTGGTAGTTGCATAATGGTGCAGGAGTAAACATAACTTGTGGAAAGGTAAAATTGGGTAAGAATTTTAGTGCATAAAGATAGCGCGTTGTTTTTTGTATATTTTTGTATTCAGCATCGTATGAAAATTTTTCTTTGATTGCCACATTATCTGTTTGTTGTGCAATTACAGATCCCAGTTTGCGGACTTCGAAGATATTTTTCTTGAGTCCTTTTGCGGTTTTATGGAGTTCATTTTTTTGTTCTTTGCTGAGCTGACAAGCTTCTTCTGTAGATAATAATTTGCCAACGGCAATAGGGTCAAGACTGAAAATATTTTTTTTAATGTCGATTATCAGTTGATTTTCAGGAATTTCGAGGCATATCCTTTTTGCAGGAATAGTATCTTCCGGAGATTTCTCTGCAAGTCTTTTCATGCCGTAGATTTGGCATGGTGAAGTTATTATAAAAATTACATATATAATATTTCTAATAGGCGTACTAATGTTCATTTTTTTAATTCGGTTAAAAGGGAATAATTCTATATGTCTTTCTGTTAGTATTAATTATATAGCGATTTGAGTTATTTGCAAGAGATGGAAGCATTTGTAAAGACTAACTGGCTGTCTGTCCTTTACAAAAGGTCATTTTTGCGGTACTTTTAGGATATATTGGCGTGCCAGACGTAGCTTTACGCGTAGTTTGGCGGTATTAGTGTAGCCATTACATAGTATAAAAAACATAAAACGTTAAGGCCTTGTATGAGAAAAGATATACATCCAGAGCTCCATAACATTGTTGCACGCTGTGCATGTGGTAATTCATTTGAAACCCATTCAACCAATTCAGAGCTAAGAGTAACTATTTGCTCAAATTGCCATCCATTCTTTACTGGAGCGCAAAAATTTGTTGATACAGCTGGTCGTATTGATAAATTCAACAAAAAATATTCAAAAAAAGCATAATTTTTTATGGATATGACCGATCTGATCGTATTACAAAAAAGATATGACGATCTTACAAACGAGCTTGCTACCGTTACTGATAACACTAAACGAATAGTGTTACAGAAGGAGTTAGCTCGTCTTTTGCGTATTATTGATGCGCAGAAAGATCTTAATCGTGTTGATAAAGTAATAGCGGACACCAAAGATCAACTCAAGCATTCGCTTGAAGATGCCGAGATGGCCGAGCTTTTTAAGCTGGAGCTCCATGATTTGGGACTCAAAAGGTTAGCAAAAGAGCGTGCCCTTGAAGATTTGATGATTCCTTCTGATGAACATGATGAACGGTCAGTATTTATTGAAATACGTGCAGGAGCTGGTGGTCAAGAAGCAGCGTTGTTTGCTGCAGATTTACTCAGAATGTATACAAACTATGCATTGAAAAAAGGCTGGCGAGCAACGGTTGTGGATGAAAGCTTTACTGACATTGGCGGCATCCGTGATGTTACCTTGCATGTTGAAGGTCAAGGTGTTTACGGGCATCTCAAGTTTGAGGCTGGAGTCCATCGTGTTCAGCGTGTGCCAAAAACTGAAACGGCAGGACGTGTTCACACTTCAACAGCAACTGTCGCAGTGTTACCAGAAGCTGAAGAAGTTGATGTGAGTGTCAATCCAGCAGACTTGCGCATAGATGTGTTCCGTGCAAGCGGTGCCGGTGGTCAACATGTTAACACCACCGATTCAGCTGTTCGTATTACTCATATTCCTACTGGCGTGGTGGTTTCTTGCCAAGATGAGCGTTCTCAGCATAAAAATAAGGCTAAGGCGTTGAAGGTTTTGCAATCTCGTTTGCTTGCGTTCGAAAAAGAACGACATGCGGCAGAAATTGGAAAGCAACGCAAAGAAATGGTCGGTCGTGGTATGCGCGCTGAAAAAGTACGCACCTATAATTTTCCACAAAATCGTGTCACTGATCACAATGCCGATATAACACTCAAAAAACTTGATTATGTTATAGAAGGCGATCTTGATGAAATCATTGAAGCGCTACGTGCAATTGATCGCGAAGAAAGACGTAAGTTAGCCTTGCAGTAATCAAATATACGCAATGTTTCTAGTGAGTTGTTCTAGCAGATATTTTTTGTTTTTTTATCTCTTGTGACCAATTATAGCAATCATCATTATATTCTTTAAAAAGCTTTATCCTTTTTTTAAGAATAGAAACCAACGTAATTGTTTTTATGGTGTATTCTAGTAGTTGCTGTCCTCTGATTGTTAGTTGTAGAAAATTTTCTTTAAGATGAGCGGTTGACTCTGACTGTTTATGAGAGATGAGCTGTTTTTTGTGTCTGTTAATTTTTTTTAATTGATTCTTCACCGTTGCCAAATGTTTTTTAAGCACCCAAGAACTTTTAGCGAGTAATGAATGATAAGCTATAAACGGATATGATGTTTGTTGATTTTGTACAATTATTTCTTTTAATTCCCAATCACTTATCTGAACATCATGACAATGAAAATTATGATAATATTGAATATCTTGATGTATTTTTTTGTATATTGAGCGACAATTTTCAATACATTGTTCATGTGGTTGTGGGTAAGATTGATAATAATTATATGATATTTTTCCAAGAATAAGCGCAGTTACTGCTCCGATAATTAACCATGGCAATTGAGTTTCTGTACATGCATTGTACCAGGGTTTTTCTGTTGTGGTAGATGTATTAAAAAAAATACATAGGAGAAAAATGGATCCGATTTTTTTGGTAGAGGTTCCAGTCATATGTGCTGTCCCGCATAAGTGTTATCGTTTTATGGGATTAGTATAGCCCTGAAACTTCTTATTTGAGAAGTTTATCTTTTTTTTTGATTTCCAGGAAATAGGTTTTTTTGCCTGCTAAAGGGGTTATTGGGAGAATTTTTCAGCAACGAGCCTTTTGACTTTTTTGCATAATTGTATACTATTAAAAATAGAGCGGTTAATTATTATAAAATTTACAGAAAAAGGATCAATTTATGATGAACTCGAATATACGTGTAAAGTCAGCTTTATTAGCATTAACTATGATTATGGCAGTACCAACTCCAAGCCGAGCGGAAGTTCCAGCGGCTTCAGAAGTAAATAGTGTTGTCGTTTTTGCACAAAATAATCCATTGCTTGTTACTGCTTTGGTTGGTTTTATTTATGTAGTAAAAACTCGTCTTAAAACAAAACCAAGACAAGACTATAAGTTAGATCAATGGCGCGATGATCTTAAAAAACTACTAAATTCCTTCAATATTTTTGACACTAAATTATATGCGCAACTAGTGTATATTTTTGATAAATACGTTGTTGGAGCTGAGTTTAAGAGAGAAGAGACAACAACAAGAACTAAGAACGAAGATGGTTCGGTGTTTACTGTCAAAGGTACCAAAGTAGTCCAAAAACCATTCGGTGTGTATGGATATGTTGATGCGTATGTAGTCAAGCAAATGAAAGATACAGTTGATTTACTTCCAGTTGCAGCAGCATTTTATATATTGCTGAATAATCCGGATAAATCCCTTAAGAGTGCATTTACTGGCAATAAGTAATCGAGATAATTTTTAAGTGCTAAAGAAGGTTCGTTGAAAAACGAACCTTCTTTTTTGTGTGAATTTGCACAAAACTTGAAAAACTATAGTCGGTTTCTTTAGGATGTGGGTATTAATTTTTAATAACTTTATCTGAGGGAGCCGATATGAAGAAGAGATTGCTGAAGGGCTTACTTTTTGTAAGTGCTTCTTTTTTTGTTTTTGTAGCAGATGCTGCAGTAAAAAAACCGTGGACATTTTTAGTGTATTTAGCAGCGGCAAATGATTTAAATCCATTTGCTTCTTTAGATTTGCAAGAAATGATGAAGGTTGGTTCTAACGCGAATGTAAACATTATTGTGTATCTTACGTTGCATGAAGATTATGAACCAAAAGTGACTAAAAAACTCTACATCAACAAAGGCTCAATGACTCAAATTGGTGAAACAATGGTGCGTGATAGCGGTGATGTTACAACATTAGAAGAAGCATTACAATGGGCATGTATTGATTATCCTTCTGATCGTATTGCGGTAGTCATGTGGAATCATGGATCTGGTCCACTCAATAGATCTCCAATGATAATGCCTAGAGGTGTTTGTTACGATTATGATACTGATCATTATTTAACTGATCGTGATTGTTTACAGGCTTTTGCATGGGCTCGTGATCATTTACGAGGTGGTAAAAAATTTGATATCATAGCGTTTGATGCGTGTCTTTTGGCTTCTCTTGAGATGGCTTATACATTAGCATCATGTGCAAATTATATGGTAGCTTCAGAAGAAACTATTCCTGGTGATGGATATCAGTATGCGTATGTTTTAAATCAATTTGCGACCAAAAATTTGGATCCACTTTATTTTGCTAAACTTATAGTGAGTGCGTATAAGCAGGAATATGCAGGAACTCCGGATTTTACTTTATCAGCAACTGATTTAAACGCATTAAATCCACTGGTAGATAACTGTAATGCTGTTGCACAAATTTTGACATCACAATTAATGGGAAAAAATAAATCTGTGGTCAAAACTACGATAAGAAAATGTGCTAGCCTGAATAGTTGTCTTTCGTTTGATGATGGAATATATGTAGATCTTTGTCAGTTTTATAAGAACTTGCTCAAAAATATTGATGGATTAAAATTATCAAAATCGTTAGTGAATCAATTTAAACAAGTTTTAAATAATGGTATCAAGTTGTTTACGAAAATTATTAAAGCTAATGTTACAAGTACCAATTATAAGCAGGCCGGTGGACTTTCTATCTATTTTTCTCGCTATTCTATTGATCCTTCGTATTATGGTTTATACTGGACGGAAAATAATCCAAATTGGTTGAGCTTTTTAGAAGCTTATTTAGCATAAAAATAGATGAGAGCAGAACTACAAAAAAAGGGCGTTGAAGAGACGCCCTTTTTTTGTAATGTATCATTATTGAGGTAACAATGAAAAAGCATATAAAATTTTCGGGAATTATTTTTTTCTTACTGATAGGTTTGTGCTGTAGAACAGAAGGTGTAGCGAATATATGGCGTCGAGGAAAGGAGTGGCTAAAAAATCCATTCCAGTATATTAAATCGAAAGAAAAAGCGATTCTTGATAATCCTTATGCATCAACGGTAGCGCAGGTACGTCTTGGCAACAATTTGCATTCCGGCGAATTAGAATATCTAAAAAATCGTACACCTAAAGTACGGTCTGCTCTTGAAAAAATATTGGAAATATCTTTAGAAAATAAATATGTACCAAGTATAAGTGATCAGCGGCTATGGGAAGATAAAAAACGAGAAACAAAATGCAAAAAATATCATCGGATAGCAGGGTTCGATTTTGAACGTTGTATTAAATCAGGATTCTGTAACACTACCAATTTTCATTATAGTCTTCGAGAATCTCGGCAAGTGATGGATCAAGTGGAATTCAATGTAGTTGCTAATGAGAATGAGATTATTGATGCTATTCGTTGGGTTATAGAACAGAAATCATAAGTAAGAAGAGTTTGCATGAAATACATTAAATATTTTGAAGAAATTAGAATTGGTGATGTTGCGACAGTTGGTGGAAAAAATGCTTCTTTAGGTGAAATGATAACGCAGCTCAGTTCACAAGGAATTAGAATTCCTACCGGTTTTGCTGTGACTGCAGATGCATACTGGCACTATCTTAATGCAAATCAACTTGTTGAAAAAATGAAAACAATTATGAATACGTTGCAAGATGTGCATGATGTTAAACAGCTGCAAAAAATAGGATCAAAAATCCGTGAATTGATTGCGAATGGTACAATGCCAGATGATTTGGCACAAGAAATTACAACTGCATACCATAAACTTTCACAACACTATGGTGAAGATAAAACTGATGTTGCTGTGCGTTCTTCTGCAACTGCTGAGGATTTACCAACAGCATCATTTGCAGGGCAGCAAGACACGTTTTTGAATGTCTCTGGTGATGAACAATTGTTGGAAGCATGTAAAAAAAGTATGGCATCATTATTTAATGATCGTGCAATTGTGTACCGTGTTGAGCAAGGATTTGATCATTTTAAAGTGGCGCTTTCCATTGGTGTACAAAAAATGATCCGTTCGGATGAAGCAGTTTCTGGTGTTGCCTTTTCGCTTGACACAGAAAGTGGATTTAAAGATGTGGTGATGATTGAAGCATCATATGGGTTAGGTGAGTCAATTGTGCAAGGCTTGGTAACACCTGACGAATACATGGTACACAAACCAACACTCAATGATGGGTTTACACCCATCATTAAAAAGATGTGTGGGGATAAAAAAACAAAAATTGTGTATGCAAAAAATAATCATGAGAAAGTAGCAACAGTCGATGTTGCTGCAAAAGAACGTAATCTTTCTGCGTTGTCTGATCAAGAAATTATCGAATTGGCACAATTTGTTGTAGCAATTGAAACGCATTATTCGGAATTAAAAAAAAGTTGGTCACCAATGGATATTGAGTGGGCAAAAGATGGCAAAGATGGAAAATTATATATTGTACAAGCGCGACCAGAAACTATTTATGCAGGTAAAAAAGAGTTGGTGCTAAAACAATATATTGTAAATAAAGATGCGCAAAAAGAAGTAATTGTTACGGGCTTAAGTATTGGCCATAAGATTGTATCCGGTATTGCTCAAGTAGTAAAAAGCGCGCAGGACATTGCGCGTATAGGTGTTGGTGACATTATTGTTACACAAATGACTGATCCTGATTGGGTTCCTGTGATGAAGCGTGCAGCAGGAATTGTAACTGATCGTGGAGGTCGCACGTGTCATGCGGCAATCGTAAGTCGTGAGTTAGGCATTCCAGCAATTGTAGGAACAAAGTATGGTACAGAAAAAATAAAAAATGGTGAAACAATTACACTTGATTGCTCTGATGGTGCCACAGGTACAATTTATGAAGGAAAAGTGGAATATGAAATACATGAAACACCGCTTGGTGATATTCCAACACCGCCAGTTGCAGTAATGGTGAATATTGCTGATCCTGATAGCGCGTTCCAAACATCATTTTTACCAGTTTCTGGTGTGGGATTGGCACGTACTGAATTTATTATTACTAACTCCATAAAAATTCATCCAATGGCACTTATCCATTTTGATCGCATTGAAGACAAAAAGGTTCGTGATGAAATTGATGCGATAACTGCAGCATACACAAATAAAACAGATTTTTTTGTGGAACAGTTAGCGCAAGGTGTTGGAATGATCGCTGCAGCATTTTATCCAAAACCTGTTGTGGTACGCACGTCTGATTTTAAAAGTAATGAATATCGTAATTTACTTGGCGGTACCTATTTTGAGTTAGAAGAAGAAAATCCCATGATTGGGTTTCGTGGTGCATCGCGGTATTACCACGAGCGCTACAAAGAAGCGTTTGCGTTAGAATGCCAGGCCCTGGTACGTGTTCGTGAAACAATGGGACTTACAAATGTAAAAATTATGATTCCGTTCGTTCGCACTGTGCAAGAAGCGGAAAAAGTTGTGGACGCAATGAAAACATATGGTTTGGTGCAAGGTAAAAATGGGCTTGAATTAATTATGATGTGTGAAGTTCCATCAAACGTAATTTTGATTGAAGAATTTAGTAAGTTTTTTGATGGCTTTTCAATTGGTTCAAATGATTTAACGCAACTAGTGCTCGGGGTAGATCGTGATTCAACAATTATTGCACCACTATTTGATGAACGTGATGAAGCAGTCAAAAAAATGATGGCACTTGTGATTGAAGGTGCGCATAAAAGTGGAAAATATATTGGTATCTGTGGTCAGGCACCCTCTGATTATCCTGAGATTGCAGAATTTTTAATTGAAAAAGGTATTGATTCACTTTCGCTCAATGCGGATTCGGTAATTCCATTTTTGGTGGGGAAGAAATAAGAAATAGGCATTTTGGCTACTTAACGAAAATCATTCCTTCTTCTTCAAGTACCATATTTTTCATATGGATATAGCATAAGTTATTTTCATTATCAAAACCGAAAATAATGAGATCATTAATTACATGAAGAACTACGGTATTTGATGAAAAAATAATGGTAGTATTTTTTTTGCTTGTATATATTTCAAAATCGATTTTTTCATCTAGATGATAATACCCTTCTTGGTATTTCTCTATATAAGTTTCAAATAATGGAAGACCTATTTTTTTAGGAACATTAGTATGCATTATTGTTACATCTGGATCAACTTTGTGTCTAATAGTGTGGTGGAAAAAACTTACAATTTTATAAATAGCTCCTGTTGGATTTGACAAGCCTATTTGTACCAAAGAACTTTCTTTCCCGTAAGCATTCCAATAGCAAACACCGTCAGAAAAATTTGTTTTTTCAAACAAAAGTTTAATTGTGACGTAATAATCTGACTCATTGTATATTTTACTGGTATTTGAGGAAATATCTTTAAGTTTTAACATGTTATTATTCTTTCTTTATATTTTCTGATTTACCAATTTTGTGGTTTAAAATTTGCATGATAGATGGTTGGTAATAATCCTTCTTTTCTAGGCATGCCAAATCTAAGTTCCCAACAACCAATTGTAATCATTGTGTCATATTGTATGCCTTGAGATATGGCTTGTTCTACGGCAGATTTAAAGCTAGTAAGAAGTGCTTGACAGTTCATGGGCATATTATGTGTAATAATTTTTTTGTGTTGAGTTTTAATTTTGTCCTGGATATATTCTAGCATATGTTCAGTGCTATTCGGACACACCCAGAACTTTTGTTTTCCAACGGTAAGCTCAAATGATTTAGGAATTTTTGTACCTGGGTACATGAGATCCGTTGGTTTTATTTTTTCCCACACTGTCCCGATTCTTTTAGAAAGAACATTATTAATGTTAGGTAAAATTGGCTTAAGATTTTCGATATGATCAACCGCTTGTTTAAAAAGAGAATTATTATTTCTAATTACATTAATAGCTTTGGTTGGAATAGTAGGTGTGTGATCAATAACAAATGTCTTAAAGCCTTCAATTGAGAGAGATGATCCTT
Above is a window of Candidatus Babeliales bacterium DNA encoding:
- a CDS encoding GNAT family N-acetyltransferase, with amino-acid sequence MRIMSLAIIIFTTVSISTCTQELPFYRETQQFKIVCLPTECDAADEILEESEKFFAQLSENLQHDYSTQITVKIYPDLHTFHYAINYPNASDWVVGELQEHAYAIVTPCNPGPAHSYDSIIKANNTNLAELFIIDKYPHTNIPRWLHQGTALYFANYFSDASVEKFINTVEILPSLEQLENIDKEDNQGFAELDGFIVSYLLVRFIDTQWNRATLLALLDNYADFENILGFLKKSVEIHWSQSILLKTHVLESGNPSLYLPTKDLLSTLKKAISATYKKYTCELEPQIVSAFDTSIEKFTHSNNQLLAIIQTNTTIAGWALFSIEPQHRATLEIVCINPDYRRQDIGKKLIASIHKKFPTIASIAASTRKMNVKTPCFCGTLDFEKKVITSNQ
- a CDS encoding phospholipase D-like domain-containing protein — encoded protein: MKRLAEKSPEDTIPAKRICLEIPENQLIIDIKKNIFSLDPIAVGKLLSTEEACQLSKEQKNELHKTAKGLKKNIFEVRKLGSVIAQQTDNVAIKEKFSYDAEYKNIQKTTRYLYALKFLPNFTFPQVMFTPAPLCNYQQDLRIKPDQALIALIKNEQTGIHVCCYHITIANIAKALIKKAKSGVSVEIITDQSQGRNDKDYCTVKTLIDSGISVLSPQKVYEQMHHKFFIFDSNICDQSLLWTGSYNPTPHGNSHSWDDANIFDIIAMIKQYRARFGEIKNSSKKYIIPIPQPHQPNKLPTICMLTK
- the rpmE gene encoding 50S ribosomal protein L31, producing MRKDIHPELHNIVARCACGNSFETHSTNSELRVTICSNCHPFFTGAQKFVDTAGRIDKFNKKYSKKA
- the prfA gene encoding peptide chain release factor 1 translates to MDMTDLIVLQKRYDDLTNELATVTDNTKRIVLQKELARLLRIIDAQKDLNRVDKVIADTKDQLKHSLEDAEMAELFKLELHDLGLKRLAKERALEDLMIPSDEHDERSVFIEIRAGAGGQEAALFAADLLRMYTNYALKKGWRATVVDESFTDIGGIRDVTLHVEGQGVYGHLKFEAGVHRVQRVPKTETAGRVHTSTATVAVLPEAEEVDVSVNPADLRIDVFRASGAGGQHVNTTDSAVRITHIPTGVVVSCQDERSQHKNKAKALKVLQSRLLAFEKERHAAEIGKQRKEMVGRGMRAEKVRTYNFPQNRVTDHNADITLKKLDYVIEGDLDEIIEALRAIDREERRKLALQ
- a CDS encoding clostripain-related cysteine peptidase yields the protein MKKRLLKGLLFVSASFFVFVADAAVKKPWTFLVYLAAANDLNPFASLDLQEMMKVGSNANVNIIVYLTLHEDYEPKVTKKLYINKGSMTQIGETMVRDSGDVTTLEEALQWACIDYPSDRIAVVMWNHGSGPLNRSPMIMPRGVCYDYDTDHYLTDRDCLQAFAWARDHLRGGKKFDIIAFDACLLASLEMAYTLASCANYMVASEETIPGDGYQYAYVLNQFATKNLDPLYFAKLIVSAYKQEYAGTPDFTLSATDLNALNPLVDNCNAVAQILTSQLMGKNKSVVKTTIRKCASLNSCLSFDDGIYVDLCQFYKNLLKNIDGLKLSKSLVNQFKQVLNNGIKLFTKIIKANVTSTNYKQAGGLSIYFSRYSIDPSYYGLYWTENNPNWLSFLEAYLA
- the ppsA gene encoding phosphoenolpyruvate synthase encodes the protein MKYIKYFEEIRIGDVATVGGKNASLGEMITQLSSQGIRIPTGFAVTADAYWHYLNANQLVEKMKTIMNTLQDVHDVKQLQKIGSKIRELIANGTMPDDLAQEITTAYHKLSQHYGEDKTDVAVRSSATAEDLPTASFAGQQDTFLNVSGDEQLLEACKKSMASLFNDRAIVYRVEQGFDHFKVALSIGVQKMIRSDEAVSGVAFSLDTESGFKDVVMIEASYGLGESIVQGLVTPDEYMVHKPTLNDGFTPIIKKMCGDKKTKIVYAKNNHEKVATVDVAAKERNLSALSDQEIIELAQFVVAIETHYSELKKSWSPMDIEWAKDGKDGKLYIVQARPETIYAGKKELVLKQYIVNKDAQKEVIVTGLSIGHKIVSGIAQVVKSAQDIARIGVGDIIVTQMTDPDWVPVMKRAAGIVTDRGGRTCHAAIVSRELGIPAIVGTKYGTEKIKNGETITLDCSDGATGTIYEGKVEYEIHETPLGDIPTPPVAVMVNIADPDSAFQTSFLPVSGVGLARTEFIITNSIKIHPMALIHFDRIEDKKVRDEIDAITAAYTNKTDFFVEQLAQGVGMIAAAFYPKPVVVRTSDFKSNEYRNLLGGTYFELEEENPMIGFRGASRYYHERYKEAFALECQALVRVRETMGLTNVKIMIPFVRTVQEAEKVVDAMKTYGLVQGKNGLELIMMCEVPSNVILIEEFSKFFDGFSIGSNDLTQLVLGVDRDSTIIAPLFDERDEAVKKMMALVIEGAHKSGKYIGICGQAPSDYPEIAEFLIEKGIDSLSLNADSVIPFLVGKK